CCACGGCATCGCGGCGGGCGATCTGGCCCGCATCTTCGACCCCTTCTTCACCACCAAGAAGCAGACCGGGACAGGGCTCGGCCTGTCGATCAGCTACGCCATCGTCCAGCGCTACGGCGGGCGGATCACGGTGGAGAGCGATCCGGGGCGCGGCACCCGCTTCACCCTGTGGCTGCGGCGGCAGGCCGTCTATTCCGACCAGCCGACCGCGCCCTTCTTCGCCGCCCAGCGGATCACCGCGGGGGGTTGACGCGCTCTCTTCTTACCCGGCGCCTCTTTACCCGGCGACGGCCAGGAACGGGTTGACGCCGATGCGCCGGTAGTCCTCCTCGCCCAGCAGCAGGTCCAGCGCCAGGGTGGCGAGGTCGTCGGCCACCGGGTCGAGGTCCGGCGCCTTCTCCAGGAACAGCAGCTTCAGATAGCTGTGGCAGGCGTCGCAGGTCTCCGCCCGCACCGCGCCGTTGGGCTCCTTGCCGTCCGCTCCTTCGACGAAGCGCTGGGAGACGTCCTTGCCGTCGCCGCAGGCCACGCAGGACGAGCGCACATGATGCCAGGCGGTGTGGCAGAGCCCGCAATGGAGGTAGCGCAGGCCGCCGCTCTCCATGCCGACCTGCAGCACGCCGGCGACCGGCGCGCCGCCGCAGACCGGGCAGGCGGCGGCGGTGGCGTGGGCGGTGACCGACGCCGGGTCGAGCGTGGCGGCGTGGCGGGTCCAGGCGGTCTGGAAGGCCGCGGCCAGGAAGGGCGCGGCGGCGAGGTCGCCGTCCTCCAGCGCGTCGCCGGCCCAGCGTCCGGCCAGCGCCTCCAGAGCGTCCGGGTCGGTGGCGGCCAGGGCGGCCAGGACCTCCCGCGCGCCGCCGGGCAGGCTGTCCAGCCGGGCGGCCAGGGCGCGCAGGTCGGCGGCCCATTGCTCCTCCGGCGGCAGGGCGGCGGGGGTGGCGGCCACCGCCGCCTGGGCGTCGGCCAGCGTGGCGACGAAGCGCAGCCAGTCGCCCATGGCGTGCCCCTCCGCCAGCGTGCGCAGGCGTACCGCCCGCCGGGCGAACAGCGCCGTGTCGGGCAGGCGCAGCGGGGACGGCGACTGGCCCGGCACCAGACCGGCGGCGGCCATGGCTGCGGCGGTCGCTTCGGACATCGCCGCTTCGGAAATCGGGGCGTCGGCGGAGGAGGCGGTCATGGTGGCTTTCCCGGTCACGGATCACGAGGGGTGAGAAGGGATAGCACAGCGCAAGAACGGTGCCAGGGGCGGCACTCACCTCCCTTCTCCCCTCCGGGGAGAAGGTCAGGATGAGGGGGCGCCCGCAAGGGCGGAGACACGCTGCATGGTGGGAGCGCTTACGGCCTGCGGCCGCCCCCCTCACCCGGCGCCTTCGGCGCCACCCCTGTCCCCAGGGGGGCGAGGGATTTGAGGCGCCGTGCGAATCCCCGACAGATTGTCCTCCACACAAACGTCAGGGACATTTTGTCCATCGCCGGCTGGACAAAATGTCCCTCGGCTTGGTGCGGGCATGGCCGTTCCGTCCGTCCGCCCCAGCAAATTCCCCGCATTCCGCCCATGGCCCCGGCTGGCACGGAATCTGCCCTTTGGGGGATGCGCCCTTTCGGCCGGGTCAACCCCGGGCGGTGCGGCGCCCCCGGTTCCAGGCGCCCAGGCGCCGGGCCGGCACATCTGACATCAGGGAGGTTTCATGCCCATCACACCCATGCAGGTATCACGGCGGCAGTTCTTGAAGGTCACGGCGGGCGGTCTCGCCGCCTCCAGCATGGGGGTTCTGGGCTTCCTGCCGTCCGAGGCGCTGGCCGAGGTGCGCCAGTTCCGCCTCGCCCGCGCCAAGGAGATCCGCAACACCTGTCCCTACTGCTCGGTCGGCTGCGGCCTGCTGATGTACAGCCTGGGCGACGGCGCCAAGAACGCCAAGGCCGAGATCATCCACATCGAGGGCGACCCCGACCACCCCGTCAGCCGCGGCTCGCTCTGCCCGAAGGGCGCCGGCCTGCTGGACTTCATCCACAGCCCGAACCGCCTGAAATACCCGGAAGTGCGCGAGGCCGGGTCCAACAGCTGGAAGCGCATCTCCTGGCATGAGGCGATCGAGCGCATCGCCCGCCACATCAAGGACGACCGCGACGCCAACTTCGTCACCAGGACCGCCGACGGCGTGACGGTGAACCGCTGGCTGTCCACGGCGATGCTGACCGCCTCGGCCTCCTCCAACGAGACGGGCATCCTGACGCAGAAGGTCATGCGCTCGCTGGGCATCGTCGGCACCGACGCGCAGGCCCGCGTCTGCCACGGCCCGACGGTGTCGGCGCTGGCCTCGACCTTCGGGCGCGGGGCGATGACCAACACCTGGGTGGACATCTCCAACGCCGACTTCATCCTGATCATGGGCGGCAACCCGGCGGAGGCGCACCCGGTCGGCTTCAAGTGGGCGGTCGAGGCGAAGAAGCGCGGCGCGCGCATCGTCGTCGTCGACCCGCGCTACAACCGCTCCGCCGCGGTGGCCGACGAGTATCTGCCGATCCGCGCCGGGTCCGACATCGTGTTCCTGGGCGGAGTCATCAACTGGCTGGTCGCCAACGACAAGATCCAGTGGGACTATGTCCGCGCCTACACCAACGCCGCCTACATCGTGAAGGAGGGCTACGGGTTCGAGGACGGGCTGTTCAGCGGCTACGACGCGGCCAAGGGCCAGTACGACCGCACGTCCTGGAACTACGAGGTCGAGGCGGACGGCGCGACGGCGAAGACCGACCCGACGCTCCAGCATCCGCGCTGCGTGTGGAACCTGATGAAGGCCCACTACGCGCGCTACACCCCCGAGGTGGTCGAGGACCTGACCGGCACGCCGAAGGACGGCTTCCTGCGGGTCTGCCAGCATCTCGGCTCCACGGCGGTGCGCGACCGGGTCGGAACGATCCTCTACGCGCTGGGCTGGACGCAGCACACGGTCGGCGCCCAGAACATCCGCACCATGGCGATGATCCAGCTCCTGCTCGGCAACATCGGCATGCCGGGCGGCGGCGTCAACGCGCTGCGCGGCCACTCCAACATCCAGGGCCTGTCCGACCTTGGCCTGCTGTCCACCAACCTGCCGGGCTACCTGACCCTGCCGTCGGAGAAGGCGCATCCGACCTTCGCCGACTACATCGCCAAGACCGCGCCGAAGGCGCAGGCGCCGGGCCAGCTCAACTTCTGGGCCAACACGCCGAAATTCTTCGTCAGCCTGCTGAAATGGTTCTGGGGCGACAAGGCGACGAAGGACAACGACTGGGGCTACGACTGGCTG
This genomic stretch from Azospirillum sp. TSH58 harbors:
- the fdhE gene encoding formate dehydrogenase accessory protein FdhE yields the protein MTASSADAPISEAAMSEATAAAMAAAGLVPGQSPSPLRLPDTALFARRAVRLRTLAEGHAMGDWLRFVATLADAQAAVAATPAALPPEEQWAADLRALAARLDSLPGGAREVLAALAATDPDALEALAGRWAGDALEDGDLAAAPFLAAAFQTAWTRHAATLDPASVTAHATAAACPVCGGAPVAGVLQVGMESGGLRYLHCGLCHTAWHHVRSSCVACGDGKDVSQRFVEGADGKEPNGAVRAETCDACHSYLKLLFLEKAPDLDPVADDLATLALDLLLGEEDYRRIGVNPFLAVAG
- the fdnG gene encoding formate dehydrogenase-N subunit alpha is translated as MQVSRRQFLKVTAGGLAASSMGVLGFLPSEALAEVRQFRLARAKEIRNTCPYCSVGCGLLMYSLGDGAKNAKAEIIHIEGDPDHPVSRGSLCPKGAGLLDFIHSPNRLKYPEVREAGSNSWKRISWHEAIERIARHIKDDRDANFVTRTADGVTVNRWLSTAMLTASASSNETGILTQKVMRSLGIVGTDAQARVCHGPTVSALASTFGRGAMTNTWVDISNADFILIMGGNPAEAHPVGFKWAVEAKKRGARIVVVDPRYNRSAAVADEYLPIRAGSDIVFLGGVINWLVANDKIQWDYVRAYTNAAYIVKEGYGFEDGLFSGYDAAKGQYDRTSWNYEVEADGATAKTDPTLQHPRCVWNLMKAHYARYTPEVVEDLTGTPKDGFLRVCQHLGSTAVRDRVGTILYALGWTQHTVGAQNIRTMAMIQLLLGNIGMPGGGVNALRGHSNIQGLSDLGLLSTNLPGYLTLPSEKAHPTFADYIAKTAPKAQAPGQLNFWANTPKFFVSLLKWFWGDKATKDNDWGYDWLPKWDKMYDVLQVMDLMHNGKVNGFIVQGFNPLTSFPDARKTAADFAKLKYMVVIDPIATETASFWQNHGEVNEVDTASIKTEVFRLPSTCFAEEDGAIVNSSRWLQWHWKGANPPGEAKTDQEILAELFMAVRTLYAKEGGTAPEPILNLSWPYKNPLEPTPEELAKELNGRALADIPDPKDPTKFLARKGEQIPNFALLRDDGTTMSACWIFAGCWTQAGNQMARRDNTDAGLGNTPGWAWAWPANRRIIYNRASCDPSGKPWDPKRTLISWNGTAWAGADVPDFKVDSPPADGMNPFIMNPEGVGRLFCTDKLVDGPFPEHYEPMESPLGTNPLHPKVVSSPAVRIFKADRERLGTHDQFPYVGTTYRLTEHFQFWTKSVRLNAIAQPEQFVEIGETLAAEKGIQAGDWVQVSSKRGHIKAKAVVTKRIKALKVAGRTIHQIGIPLHWGWETVAKKGFLSNTLPPAVGDCNTQTPEYKAFLVNVEKIGVA